A genome region from Cryptosporidium parvum Iowa II chromosome 8, whole genome shotgun sequence includes the following:
- a CDS encoding LisH domain at N + WD40 repeats (transcripts identified by EST), with the protein MKIHLTSDEINLLVYRYLIENGFVHTAFSFNSEANVPKNPFFTTQMERVPPNALVGFLQKALLYIYLEYHTSDETGEEIRCEEPFSIFKRHECWCRPLEQIGSNTEGTEGQSSCQGIEPVGRIEENMQVDISSSHTNKNTSITEDLVDTSIQPPAKKTRKSRSINSNLGLDRVAQANDADLQQGQDETLISNKNVSESPKDQQIEVGSTMASKDVSSVKPGIGEDVKNSPDLPVDIKGEDSKNIEVKQIKSEKSPTTIIDDPFEVVVEKTNVYDENNDGVTGMSNNVSVNVDNKMDVDIVGSVTLPSSSDKYLSEIPHFKLFRKGNCSNGIREVQFSKRQESPNKLVITWEEGCPELWEIDPNSQERNLESSIMLPVSDGGNMIAGTVVAMSSDYIAIGYENGRVTLFSYNGKELTMVRSSHDQESPIVSLKLSESSEYLAIGDAIGNVMVLRINFEESIERCTSQIINKHQHNSAIFGLCWCNNDSFLLSGCLDRQITVLNIKNNMVKSFNQEGPILSINQVSQESPLVTCVLEGVSTIPVLKISGDDNINLDCISKISIDDSLGIKEESQNTQSPPQINFIESNILDGKVFHIVATPYSIYLFDTLCNLVSFQKITNKELESSEIVSIYVDNKSKTIIAGLNDGSITLLELSSLEIKSKFLEQSSPKKLTSLTGVGLVSKNSSGKLVFVGGPYLPAIYIFDN; encoded by the coding sequence ATGAAGATTCATCTAACTTCCGATGAGATTAACTTGTTAGTTTATCGTTATTTGATTGAGAATGGTTTCGTACATACAGCTTTTAGCTTTAATTCTGAAGCAAATGTTCCAAAGAATCCATTCTTTACAACCCAGATGGAGAGAGTACCTCCAAATGCTTTAGTAGGATTCCTTCAAAAAGCTCTACTTTATATTTACTTGGAGTATCACACATCAGACGAGACTGGGGAAGAGATCAGATGCGAGGAGCCTTTTTCCATATTCAAGAGACATGAATGTTGGTGCAGGCCTTTAGAACAAATTGGATCGAATACAGAAGGTACAGAGGGCCAATCTTCTTGTCAAGGTATTGAACCAGTGGGAAGAATAGAGGAGAATATGCAAGttgatatttcttcttcacATACAAACAAAAATACAAGCATTACAGAAGATTTAGTAGATACATCTATTCAGCCTCCAGCAAAGAAAACCAGAAAGTCTAGATCTATTAACTCAAATCTAGGCTTAGATCGAGTAGCACAAGCTAATGATGCTGATTTACAACAAGGGCAGGATGAAACTTTGATTTCAAATAAGAATGTATCAGAGTCTCCTAAAGATCAACAAATTGAGGTGGGTTCAACAATGGCATCCAAAGATGTTTCATCGGTGAAGCCTGGGATTGGTGAAGATGTCAAAAATAGCCCAGATTTACCAGTAGATATAAAGGGTGAggattcaaaaaatatagaagtgaaacaaattaaaagtGAGAAAAGTCCTACAACTATAATAGACGATCCTTTCGAGGTGGTAGTAGAGAAGACTAATGTTTATGATGAGAATAATGACGGTGTTACTGGTATGAGTAACAACGTTAGTGTTAATGTTGATAATAAGATGGATGTTGATATAGTTGGATCAGTAACTTTGCCATCATCCAGTGATAAGTATTTATCGGAAATTCCACATTTTAAACTTTTCAGAAAAGGAAATTGTTCGAATGGAATAAGAGAAGTTCAATTTAGCAAGAGACAAGAATCTCCAAATAAATTGGTAATAACTTGGGAAGAAGGATGTCCAGAGCTTTGGGAAATTGATCCAAATAGCCAAGAGAGAAACTTAGAGAGTTCAATAATGCTTCCAGTTTCTGATGGAGGAAATATGATAGCCGGAACAGTAGTAGCAATGAGTAGTGATTACATTGCAATTGGGTATGAAAATGGAAGAGTGactttattttcttataATGGTAAAGAACTTACAATGGTTAGAAGTAGCCATGATCAAGAATCTCCAATAGTTTCTCTAAAATTAAGCGAATCCAGTGAATATCTGGCAATTGGGGATGCAATAGGAAACGTGATGGTCttaagaataaattttgaagaatcaATAGAACGTTGCACAAgccaaataattaataaacatCAGCATAATTCAGCAATTTTTGGACTTTGTTGGTGTAATAACGACTCATTCTTGCTTTCTGGGTGTCTTGATAGACAAATTACggtattaaatataaaaaataatatggTGAAATCTTTTAACCAAGAAGGTCCAATTCTCTCAATTAATCAAGTTAGTCAAGAAAGTCCTTTGGTGACTTGTGTATTGGAAGGAGTCTCAACTATTCCAGTTTTGAAGATTTCTGGTGATGATAATATAAATCTTGATTGTATTTCAAAGATCTCTATAGATGATAGCTTGGGAATTAAAGAAGAGAGTCAAAATACTCAATCTCCGCCTCAGATAAATTTTATTGAGAGCAATATATTAGATGGAAAAGTATTCCATATTGTAGCAACACCATAtagtatttatttatttgacaCACTTTGTAATTTGGTTTCTTTCCAGAAGATTACAAACAAAGAGTTAGAATCAAGCGAGATTGTCTCGATTTATgttgataataaatctaaaaCAATTATTGCAGGATTGAATGATGGATCTATAACATTGCTTGAGCTTTCATCCCTTGAAATTAAGTCAAAGTTTTTGGAGCAGAGTTCACCAAAGAAGCTAACCTCATTAACAGGAGTTGGATTAGtttcaaagaattcatCTGGGAAGTTAGTGTTTGTTGGAGGGCCATATTTACCTgcaatttatatttttgataattaa
- a CDS encoding RING finger containing protein translates to MDPNPNLGNEDFYEKYPTYHSLVSSIEIPKGLKAFEVVCPKRKLTREGETALNKYELSESILSSVTTLGENDLYSDFNCLICFRILQRTMVVKDCLHRFCGECIEKCVRIGLRECPQCRLHIASRRSLRNDSIMDTLTLRLFPEASEFERRHQEILISNNIKQFKNIMDYQKEPDSKVKDQEPVFEAENTKDFEIIGVLLKPIEGNIEQFRLKSNLFTFNLRLPIHVKITYLRQFILGKLRKERPSSKLEVQFQSVENCQNQKKILELFNKDVSIGELAKDEQGKQEYKDIISILFKIIRTD, encoded by the coding sequence ATGGATCCAAATCCAAATCTTGGAAATGAGGATTTCTACGAGAAATATCCAACATATCATTCATTGGTAAGTTCGATAGAGATCCCAAAAGGTCTAAAAGCATTCGAAGTAGTTTGTCCCAAGAGAAAGTTAACTAGAGAAGGGGAAACTGCATTAAATAAGTATGAGTTAAGTGAAAGTATTTTATCAAGCGTAACTACATTGGgagaaaatgatttataCTCTGATTTTAATTGTTTGATATGCTTTCGCATTCTTCAGCGTACAATGGTTGTTAAGGACTGTTTGCATAGATTTTGTGGAGAGTGCATTGAAAAATGTGTTCGAATTGGATTAAGAGAGTGTCCCCAATGTAGATTGCATATTGCATCCAGAAGATCACTAAGAAATGACTCAATTATGGATACACTAACTCTCAGACTTTTTCCTGAAGCTAGTGAATTTGAGAGAAGGCATCAGGAAATactaatttcaaataatattaaacagtttaaaaatataatggATTATCAAAAAGAACCTGATTCAAAAGTGAAAGACCAAGAACCTGTTTTTGAAGCCGAGAATAcaaaagattttgaaattattggaGTTTTACTTAAACCAATAGAAGGAAATATTGAACAATTTAGGCTTAAAAGcaatttatttacttttaatttaaGACTTCCAATACATGTAAAAATAACTTATTTGAGACAATTTATACTTGGAAAGcttagaaaagaaagacCTAGTTCAAAGCTTGAAGTACAATTTCAAAGTGTTGAAAATTGTcagaatcaaaaaaaaatccttgaactttttaataagGATGTAAGTATAGGAGAGTTAGCAAAAGATGAACAAGGAAAACAAGAatataaagatattatAAGCATATTATTCAAGATTATACGTACTGATTAA
- a CDS encoding Vps9p/ RAB5 like RAB GTpase binding protein involved in vacuolar sorting, which translates to MNDVNKKETKSMEYSDSVTGSPNDFCRADLDGVDYNNESPGLGVNIGNSREFVNSGTCEGLEIKVDGEKNNSSSSTDNQQTKNVAPYNRFLILLKDKTCSDIVFFIAKFIQHYPRLDEGLVDLIYGESRERFDLEEIINGNEDIGTQVLANILHSFVGFCGNLLMETKVFNKVGNEEEEKIFIIEGLEKLVTTKLYNVLFDAVSFENDDADHYLFRKLKVLKTFVKLDHFDISKHYVETLQSDSLWLDICKNELYKLIRVKSPKDKVVLIVNICKILLSYMNNINKMRLETDSNSGEERISSPPAADDLLPLLIFCIIQSNPTKIKAHVEFVSLFRNSILLVSEDLYFFTHFYSAITFLEKLDGRQIQLNIDNVIFEEQFKSSEKKLFGNNLLHLLTPYSESRLSFQEKQNKLQEITNKLSSLKLTFEDYNSSDELKIGEIPQLFQEYKQLLNLFKELKQNSG; encoded by the coding sequence atgaATGATGTAAATAAAAAGGAAACAAAATCAATGGAGTACAGTGATTCTGTAACGGGATCTCCAAATGATTTTTGCAGGGCAGATTTGGATGGAGTAGATTATAATAATGAGAGTCCTGGATTGGGAGTGAATATTGGGAATTCTAGAGAATTTGTGAATTCTGGAACATGCGAAGGCTTGGAAATCAAAGTTGATGGTGAAAAAAACAACTCAAGTAGTAGTACAGACAATCAACAGACAAAAAATGTTGCGCCTTATAACCGAtttttaatactattaAAGGATAAAACATGTAGTGatatagttttttttattgcaAAGTTTATTCAACATTATCCACGCTTAGATGAAGGTTTAGTGGATTTAATATATGGTGAAAGCAGAGAAAGATTTGATTtggaagaaataattaatggGAATGAGGATATTGGTACTCAAGTTCTTGCGAATATTTTACACTCATTTGTTGGATTTTGTGGGAATTTACTTATGGAAACTAAAGTTTTTAATAAGGTCGgtaatgaagaagaagaaaaaatatttataatagaAGGCTTGGAAAAGTTGGTAACAACTAAGTTATATAATGTTTTATTTGATGCAGTTTCgtttgaaaatgatgatgCAGaccattatttatttagaaAGTTGAAAGTTTTAAAGACTTTTGTAAAGCTAGATCActttgatatttcaaagCATTATGTAGAGACACTACAATCTGACAGTTTATGGTTAGATATCTGCAAGAATGAGCTTTATAAGCTGATTAGGGTAAAGTCCCCAAAAGATAAAGTTGTATTAATAGTGAATATATGCAAAATACTTTTGTCatatatgaataatattaataaaatgagGCTTGAAACTGATTCAAATTCTGGAGAAGAGAGAATTTCATCTCCTCCAGCTGCAGATGATTTActtccattattaatattttgtattattcaaagcaatccaacaaaaattaaagctCATGTGGAATTTGTATCTTTATTCAGAAATTCTATATTATTGGTTTCTGAggatttatattttttcacTCATTTTTATTCAGCAATAACATTTTTGGAGAAATTAGATGGAAGACAAATACAACTTAACATAGATAATGTTATATTTGAAGAGCAATTCAAATCATCagagaagaaattatttggaaataatttactACATTTATTGACTCCTTATTCAGAGTCTAGATTAAGTTTCcaagaaaaacaaaataagTTACAAGAAATtactaataaattatcatctttaaaattaacttttgaAGATTATAATTCATCAGATGAGTTAAAAATTGGTGAAATACCtcaattatttcaagaatacaaacaattattgaatttatttaagGAATTAAAGCAAAATTCTGGttga
- a CDS encoding hypothetical protein (belongs to the CED12/ELMO class proteins that in animals is involved in rearranging the cytoskeleton) — protein MKLDDVNNGNVNLDLNKPIYRLDYKTSNDDDTSRNNNGNSLILASYEVGGIIPTNIRLIFNNKPYIYEENYNEEDITSEFQNNQNSLYSTKIHSAESAIPQDFNLNEGYFFNQIQIPVLNKDDEYCSAHYMIQIICSDEFLYNSEYLNNNARINTQENIKLLNNDFQKSNNNRCCPKRITFSKSLPWVIFQNNKQFSIGESSIRKTRASIALSEQYYHIPVPNLFLRQPISQIVKSTRKVFKKPCEIELLVNIEPINPYYIEQYLIKSRKIYSADPRLVTDLLLSNINNSLIDKCVETIIQVKMSRITDLINFRKKLRLNLKYIHNATKSRYLVNLLAKINFDPEKQSHNDLLNSLWECYFSKETDVKWELLGFQRCDQPYSDFRGVGILALICLLYFSLAHPLESKLIHRESSNSKYWYSFAVTGINITSWLRDWLNQRDHRIVPFFYKTENDVNMLFIFCELFSFIFLKFHSFWMERKPKNILEFPIIAQIFKQRIKFPLSDKIYHEDNKELLN, from the coding sequence ATGAAACTTGATGATGTAAATAACGGTAATGTCAACCTTGACTTGAATAAACCTATATATAGGTTAGACTATAAAACAAGTAACGATGATGATACGAGTAGAAATAACAATGGAAATAGCTTAATTCTAGCTTCTTATGAGGTTGGAGGTATAATCCCAACAAATATtagattaatttttaataataaaccatatatttatgaagaaaattataatgaagaagataTAACGAGtgaatttcaaaataatcaGAATTCATTATATAGTACAAAAATCCATTCAGCAGAATCAGCAATTCCACAAGATTTTAACTTGAATGAAGGATATTTCTTTAACCAAATACAAATTCCtgttttaaataaagatgatgaaTATTGTTCTGCTCATTATatgattcaaataatttgttctgatgaatttctttataataGTGAATatcttaataataatgcaAGAATTAATACccaagaaaatattaaacttcttaataatgattttcaaaaatctaataataatagatgTTGTCCAAAAAGAATaacattttcaaaatctcTTCCATGggtaatttttcaaaacaaTAAACAATTTTCAATTGGTGAATCATCAATTAGAAAAACAAGAGCTTCAATAGCTTTATCTGAAcaatattatcatattCCAGTTCCAAACTTATTTCTTAGACAACCAATATCACAAATAGTAAAATCAACTCGAaaagtttttaaaaaaCCATGTGAAATTGAACTTCTTGTTAATATTGAACCAATTAATCCGTATTATATCGAACAATATCTaataaaatcaagaaaaatatACTCAGCTGATCCAAGACTTGTTACTGATTTATTGTtgagtaatattaataattctttaattgataAGTGTGTTGAGACTATTATTCAAGTAAAAATGAGTAGAATTACtgatttaataaacttCCGAAAAAAACTTAGGCTAAACCTTAAATATATCCATAATGCAACTAAATCAAGGTATTTAGTCAATTTACTTGcaaaaatcaattttgaTCCTGAAAAACAGAGTcataatgatttattaaacTCACTTTGGGAATGctatttttcaaaagaaacCGATGTTAAATGGGAGCTTTTAGGCTTCCAAAGATGTGATCAGCCATATAGTGACTTTAGAGGAGTTGGTATACTTGCACTCATTTGCCTTTTATATTTCAGTTTAGCACATCCACTTGAATCAAAATTGATTCATAGAGAATCaagtaattcaaaatattggTATTCTTTTGCAGTCACAGGAATCAATATTACATCTTGGCTCAGAGATTGGTTGAATCAAAGGGACCATCGAATTGTTCCATTCTTTTATAAGACTGAAAATGATGTGAATATgctttttatattttgtgaactcttttcatttatttttctaaaGTTCCATTCATTTTGGATGGAAAGAAAACCCAAGAATATTCTTGAGTTTCCTATTATTGCTCAAATATTTAAGCAGAGAATTAAATTTCCCTTGTCTGACAAGATATACCACGAAGACAATAAGGAATTATTGAATTGA
- a CDS encoding epsin like ENTH/VHS domain involved in endocytosis/vesicular trafficking — translation MELNDVGRLLMSMTKKMKKTASQIVHPLTQLEKWLKEATSNTNWGCSSTILNEIARSMTDYHDYVLVQKCIGDCLSEKAIKWRRIFKTLVLVEYLLKNGIDRFVDDFKEYMYKVRHLQDFYYTEEGKDKGAGIREKSKCILNLINDPMLLKSERKKARDNRGKYIGINGRSGVIGGRGGLDIRNNNYSISNTKFNNNKSTSSSTSISSYSVSTNGVMSTNMSSTNIGELYDPYCYNGNNSIHSNSNNNNNRDDDHYSSSRAGSNVSDGLDMVKNAGISEERILEESIKGFSETNNNTINAVKLPVPPSYKGLGARKNPIGGVGGIRRVEATKEVPGLSSGSGNGNRMAWISDESILNAAQKLAGDSITMEGGPNKEEDLQWSDWNSFVAAETTITNISGNKELEIEENSLGQRSGIINNNDKSKDNMSSLNPFESDCLEVGVGAGVGTQTEIERRKKIMDESIFGNDLLDLDYTCGNNVGKGEGRVGDFDFGFRNGFQQQENGGASVGNSNHKVLHVPYGF, via the coding sequence ATGGAGTTAAATGATGTTGGTCGTTTATTAATGTCAATGacaaaaaagatgaaaaagaCTGCATCTCAAATAGTTCATCCATTAACTCAATTGGAGAAATGGTTGAAGGAAGCAACATCAAATACAAATTGGGGATGTTCATCAACTATTTTAAATGAGATAGCACGTAGTATGACAGATTACCATGATTATGTTTTGGTACAAAAATGTATAGGAGATTGTTTAAGTGAGAAAGCAATAAAATGgagaagaatatttaagaCTTTAGTATTAgtagaatatttattaaagaatggTATTGATCGTTTTGTTGatgattttaaagaatatatgTACAAGGTACGTCATTTACAGGATTTCTATTATACAGAGGAAGGTAAAGATAAAGGAGCAGGTATTAgagaaaaatcaaaatgtatattaaatttaataaatgatcCAATGCTTTTAAAATCTGAGAGAAAGAAAGCAAGAGATAATCGTGGCAAATATATTGGAATAAATGGTAGAAGTGGAGTAATTGGAGGAAGAGGAGGATTGgatattagaaataataattattcaatttcaaatacaaaatttaataataataaatcaacaTCTTCTAGTACATCAATTTCCTCATATTCAGTATCAACAAATGGTGTTATGAGTACAAATATGAGTAGTACTAATATTGGAGAATTATATGATCCTTATTGTTATAATGGTAATAACAGTATTCatagtaatagtaataataataataataggGATGATGATCATTATTCATCTTCACGAGCTGGATCTAATGTAAGTGATGGTTTGGATATGGTTAAGAATGCTGGGATTTcagaagaaagaattttaGAAGAAAGTATTAAAGGATTTTCAGAGACTAATAACAACACAATAAATGCAGTAAAGTTACCTGTTCCACCATCTTACAAAGGGTTAGGAGCTAGAAAGAATCCAATAGGTGGAGTAGGAGGAATAAGGAGAGTTGAAGCTACAAAGGAAGTTCCAGGATTATCATCTGGATCTGGGAATGGGAATAGAATGGCATGGATTTCTGATGAGTCAATATTGAATGCAGCTCAAAAATTGGCTGGAGATAGTATTACAATGGAAGGAGGGCCAAATAAAGAGGAAGATTTACAATGGTCAGATTGGAATTCTTTTGTTGCAGCAGAAACAACAATAACAAATATAAGTGGTAATAAAGAGTTAGAAATAGAGGAGAATTCTTTGGGTCAAAGATCTGggataattaataataatgataagaGTAAAGACAACATGTCATCATTAAATCCATTCGAATCGGATTGTTTAGAAGTTGGAGTTGGAGCTGGAGTTGGAACTCAGACAGAGATTgagagaagaaaaaagattatGGATGAGTCCATTTTCGGAAATGATTTATTGGATTTGGATTATACTTGTGGTAATAATGTTGGAAAAGGAGAAGGAAGAGTAGGTGATTTTGACTTTGGTTTTAGAAATGGATTTCAACAGCAGGAAAATGGAGGAGCTTCTGTTGGAAATAGCAATCATAAAGTATTGCATGTACCGTATGGATTTTAA